Proteins encoded together in one Chiloscyllium plagiosum isolate BGI_BamShark_2017 chromosome 3, ASM401019v2, whole genome shotgun sequence window:
- the tbpl1 gene encoding TATA box-binding protein-like 1 isoform X2, whose protein sequence is MGHPSIKGQETKIYLVNAAQSMLLLLKVLMKLRKPRITATIWSSGKIICTGATSEEDAKTGARRLARLLQKLGFQVKFAGYKIVNVLAVCTMPFEIRLPEFTKRNRPIASYEPELHPAASYRVKALKATLQIFSTGSITITAPSIQCVATAVEQTYPLIFESRKMIK, encoded by the exons ATGGGACACCCTTCCATCAAGGGTCAGGAGACCAAAATTTACCTTGTGAATGCGGCCCAGAGCATGTTACTGCTGCTG AAAGTGTTAATGAAACTGAGGAAACCCAGGATAACAGCCACGATCTGGTCTTCAGGGAAAATTATATGCACTGGAGCCACGAG TGAAGAAGATGCAAAAACCGGTGCTCGAAGATTAGCCCGCCTTCTGCAGAAACTGGGTTTTCAG GTAAAATTTGCTGGCTATAAAATTGTCAATGTCCTGGCTGTATGCACAATGCCATTTGAAATCAGGCTACCAGAATTCACAAAAAGAAATCGGCCGATTGCAAG CTATGAGCCAGAACTGCATCCTGCAGCATCTTATAGAGTTAAAGCGTTAAAAGCTACACTTCAAATTTTTTCCACAGGCAGTATAACAATAACAG CACCCAGCATACAGTGTGTTGCGACTGCAGTGGAGCAAACCTATCCTTTAATCTTTGAATCCCGAAAGATGATTAAATAA
- the tbpl1 gene encoding TATA box-binding protein-like 1 isoform X1, with the protein MEPDNDIALDILITNVVCVFKTRCHLNLRKIALEGTNVIYKRDVGKVLMKLRKPRITATIWSSGKIICTGATSEEDAKTGARRLARLLQKLGFQVKFAGYKIVNVLAVCTMPFEIRLPEFTKRNRPIASYEPELHPAASYRVKALKATLQIFSTGSITITAPSIQCVATAVEQTYPLIFESRKMIK; encoded by the exons ATGGAACCCGACAATGATATTGCACTGGATATTTTGATAACAAACGTAGTCTGTGTCTTTAAAACAAGATGTCATTTAAATCTCCGGAAGATTGCACTGGAAGGAACAAATGTGATCTATAAAAGAGATGTTGGA AAAGTGTTAATGAAACTGAGGAAACCCAGGATAACAGCCACGATCTGGTCTTCAGGGAAAATTATATGCACTGGAGCCACGAG TGAAGAAGATGCAAAAACCGGTGCTCGAAGATTAGCCCGCCTTCTGCAGAAACTGGGTTTTCAG GTAAAATTTGCTGGCTATAAAATTGTCAATGTCCTGGCTGTATGCACAATGCCATTTGAAATCAGGCTACCAGAATTCACAAAAAGAAATCGGCCGATTGCAAG CTATGAGCCAGAACTGCATCCTGCAGCATCTTATAGAGTTAAAGCGTTAAAAGCTACACTTCAAATTTTTTCCACAGGCAGTATAACAATAACAG CACCCAGCATACAGTGTGTTGCGACTGCAGTGGAGCAAACCTATCCTTTAATCTTTGAATCCCGAAAGATGATTAAATAA